DNA from Synechococcus elongatus PCC 6301:
GCAGGGCGTGGTAGATCCCACCCAAACCCAGAACGGCGGAAGAAATGAGGTGCAGAACCCCAACCACAAAGTAGGGGAAGGTATCGACGACTTCGCCACCAGGGCCAACGCCCCAGCCGAGGGTCGCCAAGTGCGAGAGCAGGATGATGCCTTGCTCGTACATCGGTTTTTCGGGGACAAAGTGCGCGACTTCAAACAGCGTCATCGCACCAGCCCAGAAGACGATCAAGCCAGCATGAGCGACGTGAGCGCCCAGCAGCTTACCGGACAGGTTGATCAAACGGGCATTGCCGGACCACCAAGCGTAACCGGTGGAGTCAATATCCCGGCCGCCTGCGATCACGGAAGGACTAGAGAGCGTTACCACGGGGCAGAACCTCTTCGGGGAAGACGAATTTTTCGTGCGGTTGGTCTTGCGGTGCCATCCAGGCCCGAATCCCTTCGTTCAACAAGATGTTCTTCGTGTAGAACGTCTCAAATTCCGGATCCTCAGCGGCCCGCAGCTCCTGCGACACGAAGTCGTACGCCCGCAGGTTCAACGCCAAACCTACAATCCCGATCGAGCTCATCCACAAGCCCGTCACCGGCACGAACAGCATGAAAAAGTGCAGCCACCGCTTGTTCGAAAACGCAATCCCGAAAATCTGGCTCCAAAAACGGTTCGCCGTCACCATCGAGTACGTCTCTTCGGCCTGCGTCGGCTCAAATGCCCGGAAGGTGTTCGATTGCTCTGAATCCTCGAACAGGGTGTTCTCCACCGTCGCACCGTGAATGGCGCACAGCAATGCCCCACCCAAAATCCCGGCCACGCCCATCATGTGGAATGGGTTCAAGGTCCAGTTGTGGAACCCTTGCAGGAACAACAAAAACCGGAAAATCGCTGCCACGCCAAAGCTCGGAGCGAAGAACCAGCTCGATTGACCCAACGGGTACATCAAGAACACCGACACGAACACTGCGATCGGACCCGAAAAGGCGATCGCGTTGTACGGACGGACGCCCACCAACCGCGCAATCTCAAATTGACGCAGCATGAACCCAATCAGGCCGAAGGCGCCGTGCAGTGCTACGAAGTTCCACAAGCCACCCAACTGGCACCAACGCACGAAGTTCCCTTGTGCCTCGGGGCCCCACAGCAGCATCAACGAATGCCCAAACGCATCCGCTGGGGTGCTCACTGCTACGGTCAAAAAGTTGCCGCCTTCTAAGTACGAAGACGCGATGCCGTGGGTGTACCACGACGTCACAA
Protein-coding regions in this window:
- the psbD gene encoding photosystem II D2 protein (photosystem q(a) protein) encodes the protein MTIAVGRAPAERGWFDVLDDWLKRDRFVFVGWSGLLLFPCAYLALGGWLTGTSFVTSWYTHGIASSYLEGGNFLTVAVSTPADAFGHSLMLLWGPEAQGNFVRWCQLGGLWNFVALHGAFGLIGFMLRQFEIARLVGVRPYNAIAFSGPIAVFVSVFLMYPLGQSSWFFAPSFGVAAIFRFLLFLQGFHNWTLNPFHMMGVAGILGGALLCAIHGATVENTLFEDSEQSNTFRAFEPTQAEETYSMVTANRFWSQIFGIAFSNKRWLHFFMLFVPVTGLWMSSIGIVGLALNLRAYDFVSQELRAAEDPEFETFYTKNILLNEGIRAWMAPQDQPHEKFVFPEEVLPRGNAL